In Gossypium raimondii isolate GPD5lz chromosome 12, ASM2569854v1, whole genome shotgun sequence, a single window of DNA contains:
- the LOC105764596 gene encoding uncharacterized protein LOC105764596, with translation MEMEECNMLAADCIVICCCSQCLILQIIIFVFLKFPAKLIKKTKQYAKKKLIGRRRKEGKMKDGLFQEVQLEVVTKSCMSMSIELRQAGFGDAQYGVQCCCIQEAEKVLEELSSRGEFAFGSFWGRSLHSDTSSSPSCHLPNGRFDFVECYELIDMSSFISAAATC, from the coding sequence ATGGAGATGGAAGAGTGCAACATGCTTGCTGCTGATTGTATAGTCATATGCTGCTGTAGCCAATGCCTGATTCTCCAGATCATCATCTTTGTCTTCCTCAAATTTCCTGCCAAACTCATTAAGAAAACCAAACAATATGCCAAGAAGAAACTAATTGGACGGCGAAGAAAGGAAGGGAAGATGAAGGATGGATTATTTCAAGAAGTACAACTAGAAGTAGTTACAAAAAGTTGCATGAGCATGAGTATAGAATTAAGGCAAGCTGGTTTTGGAGATGCCCAATATGGGGTTCAATGTTGTTGTATACAGGAAGCTGAGAAGGTGTTGGAGGAGCTGTCTAGTAGAGGGGAGTTTGCATTTGGAAGCTTTTGGGGCAGATCACTCCACTCTGACACATCCTCCTCACCATCATGTCATCTACCCAACggaagatttgattttgtagaGTGCTATGAGTTAATCGACATGTCATCTTTCATTTCAGCTGCTGCTACCTGCTAG